In one Agathobacter rectalis ATCC 33656 genomic region, the following are encoded:
- a CDS encoding YitT family protein, protein MLKQIKNFLIMTLSITIMAIGVYYFKFPNNFTFGGVTGAAVVFAKITPLSASMFSTIVNMLLLVVGFFFLGKDFAIKTTYATILLSVELLVLEKLDPLTHPLSNEPMLELIFAIALPAIASALLFYVGASSGGTDVIAMIVKKYAHVENIGMALFLTDLVMIIIACFVFDIKTALYSFVGLVVKSFMIDAIIENIMLRKSIMLICDDKDVICDYITNTLEKSATYVEARGAYTGERNYIVFSTLTKKQAIELRSFIHQNKLHAFMSVMSTSEVFGKGFSSL, encoded by the coding sequence ATGCTTAAACAGATAAAAAATTTTCTGATAATGACGCTCAGTATCACCATCATGGCAATCGGTGTATACTATTTCAAGTTCCCAAACAACTTCACCTTCGGTGGCGTAACCGGTGCCGCAGTTGTTTTTGCAAAGATAACACCTCTCTCAGCGAGTATGTTTTCTACTATTGTGAACATGCTTCTGCTTGTAGTGGGCTTTTTCTTCCTTGGCAAAGACTTTGCTATTAAGACCACCTATGCCACAATACTTTTGTCTGTTGAGCTCCTGGTACTTGAAAAGCTTGACCCGCTCACTCATCCTCTCTCAAACGAGCCAATGCTTGAGCTGATTTTTGCCATCGCTCTTCCTGCAATCGCATCTGCACTGCTTTTCTATGTAGGTGCTTCAAGTGGCGGAACCGATGTCATCGCCATGATTGTAAAAAAATATGCACATGTAGAAAATATTGGCATGGCTTTATTTCTCACCGACCTCGTCATGATTATCATCGCCTGCTTTGTATTTGACATAAAGACTGCTCTGTATTCATTTGTCGGACTTGTTGTGAAATCATTTATGATTGATGCAATCATCGAAAATATCATGCTCAGAAAATCCATAATGCTTATCTGCGATGACAAGGATGTGATATGCGATTATATTACTAACACGCTGGAGAAAAGTGCCACCTATGTGGAGGCACGAGGTGCTTACACCGGTGAGAGAAACTATATCGTTTTCAGCACTCTTACAAAGAAGCAGGCCATAGAGCTTAGAAGCTTCATACATCAGAATAAGCTGCACGCTTTTATGTCTGTGATGAGCACCAGTGAAGTATTTGGTAAGGGATTTTCTTCTCTGTAA
- a CDS encoding DNA methylase — MDKHNEEHIYVAIDLKSFYASVECRERGKDALTTNLVVADPTRTEKTICLAVSPALKAYGIPGRARLFEVVQRVKEVNKLRLSKLMASGHAAGTVERRKKYVTEIDIAENDITESTMAGFDYASYNANLLDAHPEYELTYIVAPPRMALYMDYSTRIYNIYLKYIAPEDISVYSIDEVFMDVTHYLRTYHMTARELASKMIDDVLKDTGITATCGIGTNLYLCKIAMDIMAKHAMPDERGVRIAELNENSYRRKLWDHRPITDFWRVGAGYAKKLEAAGMYTMGDVARCSTGGSNDFYNEEKLYKMFGINAELLIDHAWGYEPVTIADIKAYRPQTNSISSGQVLQEPYDYEKTKLIVREMTDLLVLDLVDKRLVTDQIVLTIGYDIANLSNKADSCLGNNYDHAVNNKGRDSIGGKKGTHRDYTGEITIDRYGRKVPKHAHGTANLGRYTSSTRIIMDAVMELYDRIIDPSLLTRRITVVANRVCDESKVQESEQFEQLDLFTDYQARAKEKKKEDEALSKERKLQEAMISVKKKYGKNAMLKGMNLEEGATTISRNNQIGGHKA, encoded by the coding sequence ATGGACAAGCATAATGAAGAGCACATTTATGTGGCAATAGATTTAAAATCATTTTACGCATCAGTAGAGTGCAGAGAGAGGGGAAAGGATGCTCTGACCACTAATCTGGTCGTGGCAGATCCAACCCGCACGGAGAAGACTATCTGTCTTGCAGTATCGCCGGCTCTTAAGGCATATGGCATACCGGGCAGGGCGCGCCTTTTTGAGGTGGTACAGCGTGTGAAGGAGGTAAACAAGCTGCGTCTGTCGAAGCTTATGGCGAGTGGACATGCTGCCGGGACAGTGGAGAGAAGAAAAAAATATGTAACAGAAATTGATATAGCAGAAAATGATATAACAGAAAGCACAATGGCAGGCTTTGATTATGCATCATATAATGCGAATCTGCTTGACGCACATCCTGAGTATGAGCTGACATACATTGTTGCACCGCCGCGTATGGCTTTGTATATGGATTACAGTACACGCATATACAATATTTATCTTAAGTATATCGCACCTGAGGATATCAGTGTTTACTCGATAGATGAGGTTTTTATGGATGTGACACACTATCTTCGCACTTATCACATGACGGCAAGGGAGCTTGCGTCTAAGATGATAGACGATGTCCTTAAGGATACCGGTATCACGGCAACCTGCGGCATTGGTACCAATCTGTATCTGTGCAAGATAGCCATGGATATTATGGCAAAGCATGCCATGCCTGATGAACGAGGAGTGCGTATAGCAGAGCTTAATGAGAATAGCTATAGGCGAAAGCTATGGGACCACAGGCCGATTACCGATTTCTGGAGAGTGGGAGCAGGTTATGCCAAAAAGCTCGAGGCAGCCGGCATGTATACAATGGGAGATGTGGCTAGGTGCTCAACAGGCGGTTCAAATGATTTTTACAATGAGGAAAAGCTGTATAAGATGTTTGGCATCAATGCAGAGCTTCTTATAGACCATGCATGGGGGTATGAGCCTGTTACAATAGCTGATATCAAGGCATACAGACCGCAGACCAACAGCATCAGCTCAGGGCAGGTGCTTCAGGAGCCGTATGATTATGAGAAGACAAAGCTTATTGTGCGTGAGATGACGGACCTTCTTGTGCTTGATCTGGTAGATAAGAGGCTGGTTACAGACCAGATAGTACTCACTATTGGATATGATATCGCTAATCTGTCTAATAAGGCTGATAGCTGTTTGGGCAATAATTATGACCATGCAGTAAATAATAAAGGCAGAGACAGTATTGGCGGTAAGAAAGGTACACACAGAGATTATACAGGTGAGATTACCATAGACCGATACGGCAGAAAGGTTCCAAAGCATGCACATGGTACAGCAAATTTAGGGCGTTATACGTCATCCACGCGCATCATCATGGATGCGGTGATGGAGCTTTATGACCGTATCATAGATCCTTCTCTTCTGACACGCAGGATTACTGTGGTGGCAAACAGGGTCTGTGATGAGAGCAAGGTGCAGGAAAGTGAGCAGTTCGAGCAGCTTGATTTATTTACGGATTATCAGGCGAGGGCTAAGGAAAAGAAGAAAGAGGATGAGGCACTTTCCAAGGAGAGAAAGCTTCAGGAGGCTATGATTTCCGTCAAGAAGAAATATGGAAAGAATGCCATGCTAAAGGGCATGAATCTTGAGGAGGGGGCCACAACTATTTCAAGGAACAATCAGATTGGCGGACACAAGGCATAG
- the purN gene encoding phosphoribosylglycinamide formyltransferase — protein sequence MKIAVCVSGGGTNLQAIIDAIDNGTITNTQIEVVISNNADAYALERAKKAGIKAVCISPKSYESRAAFNEDFLKQLNSYHVDLVVLAGFLVVIPPEMIKQYRNRIINIHPSLIPSFCGTGYYGLKVHEGVLARGVKVTGATCHFVDEGTDTGPIILQKAVEVKQGDTPEVLQRRVMEQAEWKIMPHAIDLIANGRVSVEDGHVIIDEK from the coding sequence ATGAAAATTGCAGTATGTGTATCGGGTGGCGGCACCAATCTTCAGGCCATCATAGATGCAATAGATAACGGAACAATTACAAACACACAGATAGAGGTTGTTATCAGCAACAACGCAGATGCATATGCGCTTGAGAGAGCTAAAAAGGCTGGAATAAAGGCAGTATGCATCTCGCCAAAGAGCTATGAAAGCAGAGCTGCCTTCAATGAAGATTTCTTAAAGCAGCTTAACTCATATCATGTGGATTTAGTCGTACTGGCAGGTTTTCTGGTAGTGATTCCACCTGAGATGATAAAGCAGTACAGAAACAGAATCATAAATATCCATCCATCGCTCATACCATCTTTCTGCGGCACAGGCTACTATGGTCTTAAGGTGCATGAGGGAGTGCTTGCACGCGGTGTGAAGGTGACAGGTGCAACCTGCCACTTTGTGGATGAAGGCACAGACACAGGCCCTATTATTTTACAGAAGGCAGTCGAGGTAAAGCAGGGCGACACACCTGAGGTGCTCCAGCGCAGGGTTATGGAGCAGGCTGAGTGGAAAATCATGCCACACGCTATCGACCTGATAGCAAATGGCAGGGTGTCAGTAGAAGACGGACATGTTATTATAGATGAGAAGTAA
- a CDS encoding NCS2 family permease, translating to MLEKIFKLKQNNTTVKTEILAGLTTFMTMAYIIALNPNLLTGFGAEGTKALWNGVFLATCIASAVGMFVMAFLANKPFALAPGMGLNSFFAVVVANIVSITGLSYVDSFQAALCIILIEGILFFILSIFNIRDKIVDAIPYGVRMGISPAIGLMLLNIGFGSNAGVYSKDGGPFYVMKDFFGALTPGLAKTNMTDGYSSMVLTVVTMFIGLFVIIILAHKGVNGAVLFGMLAACVVYWVGEAIFFGTNPFASLATASFVPQFKDMADTTLFKFDFKDFISIGWFTAISLIITFCIIDMFDTIGTLVGTASRAGMVDKEGNMPNMKEALVSDSVATVVGAVTGTSTVTTFVESASGVEAGGRTGLTAFTTGILFLACIFIAPLAAIIPAAATSSALIYVGILMLGGLKKVDFEDLSQVAPVALMLIAMPISGSIGHGIGLGLITYTVLKVFTGKAKEVSILTYAISLLFLVKFFLVV from the coding sequence ATGTTAGAAAAAATCTTCAAACTCAAACAAAACAACACAACGGTCAAGACAGAGATTCTTGCCGGTCTGACAACATTCATGACCATGGCATACATCATTGCTCTTAACCCAAACCTCCTCACCGGATTTGGTGCTGAGGGAACAAAAGCACTATGGAACGGAGTGTTCCTGGCAACATGTATTGCTTCGGCAGTCGGTATGTTTGTCATGGCATTTCTTGCCAACAAGCCATTTGCACTGGCTCCGGGTATGGGACTTAACAGCTTCTTTGCTGTAGTAGTTGCCAATATCGTAAGCATCACAGGCCTGTCATATGTTGATTCATTCCAGGCTGCACTGTGTATCATCCTTATTGAGGGTATTTTATTCTTTATACTTTCAATATTTAATATCCGTGACAAGATAGTAGATGCCATTCCTTATGGTGTCCGCATGGGTATTTCACCAGCTATCGGTCTTATGCTTTTAAATATCGGCTTTGGCTCAAATGCCGGTGTTTACTCAAAGGATGGCGGACCATTTTATGTGATGAAGGATTTCTTCGGTGCACTCACACCGGGACTTGCCAAAACAAATATGACAGATGGATATTCTTCAATGGTGCTCACTGTTGTGACTATGTTCATCGGACTTTTTGTTATCATTATTTTAGCTCATAAGGGCGTCAACGGAGCAGTACTTTTTGGTATGCTTGCAGCCTGCGTAGTTTACTGGGTAGGAGAGGCTATATTCTTTGGAACAAATCCTTTTGCATCACTTGCAACAGCTTCATTTGTGCCACAGTTTAAGGATATGGCAGATACAACACTGTTCAAGTTCGATTTCAAGGATTTCATCAGTATTGGATGGTTTACAGCAATTTCACTCATCATCACATTCTGTATCATAGATATGTTTGATACCATCGGAACACTTGTTGGTACTGCATCACGAGCAGGAATGGTTGATAAAGAGGGAAATATGCCAAACATGAAGGAGGCTTTGGTTTCCGATTCAGTTGCCACAGTGGTTGGTGCCGTAACAGGTACATCTACAGTAACAACTTTTGTTGAGTCTGCATCAGGTGTAGAGGCCGGTGGACGAACAGGTCTTACAGCTTTCACAACAGGTATCCTGTTCCTTGCATGCATCTTTATAGCACCGCTTGCAGCAATCATTCCTGCCGCAGCAACATCATCAGCACTTATCTATGTTGGTATCCTGATGCTTGGCGGTCTTAAGAAGGTGGATTTCGAGGATCTCTCACAGGTTGCTCCGGTAGCACTCATGCTTATTGCAATGCCTATCTCCGGATCTATCGGACATGGTATAGGTCTTGGACTTATCACATATACTGTACTCAAGGTCTTTACAGGAAAAGCAAAGGAGGTTTCTATCCTTACTTATGCTATTTCGCTTCTTTTCCTTGTGAAGTTCTTCCTTGTAGTGTAG
- a CDS encoding HAD family hydrolase, whose protein sequence is MKHKGIIFDMDGTLWDSAENVAKSWNKAIADYGYERAPITKEDMYSVMGKTMDVLASIIFPNCTCRDELINVCYREENDYLTVHGGELYPDVEKTLDELSERYDLYIVSNCQRGYIESFFAYHGLGRYFKDTECYGNNELEKSENIKLIVERNNIDEAVYVGDIQGDYDSSKKAGVKFIHAAYGFGTIDDDVPAIRKFSELPRVADRVFEEIEKH, encoded by the coding sequence ATGAAGCATAAGGGTATTATTTTTGATATGGATGGCACTCTCTGGGATTCAGCAGAGAATGTGGCAAAATCATGGAATAAGGCCATAGCAGATTATGGCTATGAGAGGGCACCTATCACAAAAGAAGATATGTATTCAGTAATGGGAAAGACAATGGATGTACTGGCATCCATTATCTTTCCTAATTGTACTTGCAGAGATGAGTTAATTAATGTATGCTATAGAGAAGAAAACGATTACCTGACCGTTCATGGGGGAGAGCTTTATCCTGATGTTGAAAAGACACTTGATGAGCTGTCAGAAAGATATGACCTTTATATAGTCAGCAATTGCCAGCGTGGTTATATAGAGTCTTTTTTTGCGTACCACGGACTTGGCAGGTATTTTAAGGATACTGAGTGCTACGGCAACAATGAGCTTGAGAAGTCAGAAAATATAAAGCTTATTGTAGAGCGCAATAATATAGATGAGGCAGTGTATGTAGGTGACATACAGGGAGACTACGATTCCAGCAAAAAGGCAGGAGTTAAGTTCATCCATGCAGCATACGGGTTCGGCACAATAGATGACGATGTGCCTGCTATTCGCAAATTCTCTGAGCTGCCGCGGGTGGCTGACAGAGTATTTGAGGAAATTGAAAAGCACTGA
- the purM gene encoding phosphoribosylformylglycinamidine cyclo-ligase: MDYKNSGVDIEAGYKSVELMKKHVKETMRPEVLGGLGGFSGAFSLASIKDMEDPVLLSGTDGCGTKVKLAFIMDKHDTIGIDAVAMCVNDVACAGGEPLFFLDYIACGKNYPEKIATIVSGVAEGCKQSGCALVGGETAEHPGLMPEDEYDLAGFAVGVVDRKDIITGEGLKDGDVLIGMASTGVHSNGFSLVRKIFKMDKETLNTYHEELGTTLGEALLAPTRIYVKALKAVKDAGVTVKACSHITGGGFYENIPRMLIDGKRAVVEKNSYPVPPIFKMMAREGNVEEQMMYNTYNMGLGMIVAVDPADVDKTMEAMKSAGDTPYVVGKIIDGEKGVDLV, encoded by the coding sequence ATGGATTACAAGAATTCAGGTGTTGATATCGAGGCAGGTTACAAGTCAGTAGAGCTTATGAAAAAGCATGTAAAGGAGACTATGAGACCGGAGGTGTTAGGTGGTCTCGGAGGCTTCTCAGGAGCGTTCTCACTTGCTTCCATCAAGGATATGGAGGATCCGGTGCTTTTATCGGGAACAGATGGCTGCGGAACTAAGGTAAAGCTTGCTTTCATCATGGACAAGCATGATACAATCGGAATCGATGCAGTTGCCATGTGTGTAAATGATGTGGCATGTGCAGGCGGTGAGCCATTATTTTTCCTTGATTATATAGCATGTGGAAAGAACTATCCGGAGAAGATTGCTACAATCGTAAGCGGTGTGGCAGAGGGCTGTAAGCAGTCAGGCTGTGCACTCGTTGGTGGTGAGACAGCAGAGCATCCGGGTCTTATGCCTGAGGACGAGTATGACCTTGCAGGCTTTGCAGTTGGTGTGGTTGACAGAAAGGACATCATTACAGGCGAGGGATTAAAGGATGGTGATGTACTTATCGGAATGGCATCAACAGGCGTACACTCAAATGGATTTTCACTTGTCAGAAAGATTTTCAAGATGGACAAGGAGACATTAAATACATATCATGAGGAGCTTGGCACTACACTTGGAGAGGCACTTCTTGCCCCTACAAGAATCTATGTAAAGGCTCTTAAGGCTGTAAAGGACGCAGGAGTCACAGTAAAGGCCTGCAGTCATATTACAGGTGGCGGCTTCTATGAGAATATCCCACGTATGCTCATCGATGGCAAACGTGCCGTAGTTGAGAAAAACAGCTACCCTGTTCCACCAATCTTTAAAATGATGGCTAGAGAGGGAAATGTTGAGGAGCAGATGATGTACAATACCTACAACATGGGACTTGGAATGATTGTCGCAGTTGACCCTGCAGACGTGGACAAGACTATGGAGGCTATGAAGTCTGCCGGAGATACACCATACGTAGTCGGAAAGATTATTGACGGCGAGAAGGGTGTAGATCTCGTATAA
- a CDS encoding EAL domain-containing protein, protein MEDKRNRGRRITDRITEAYYELMKIVAENNHERMFEYYVEDDEAYIFKIVNSSPAQETVYPFFKQNIDTYMSECPADSIECFKKQLDKCLLRPMRTAFQLSFISEDGKSRPVEMYMVSIPDLDKKVCMVVGVMFDIRDEKGLLDSLTGTYNHLAFENKCTSLIRQKGTKLLFVMLDVDDFKIVNDTLGHNVGDRVLSQTGQVLKEAVGANGIVGRLGGDEFAAIVFGLEDSDAVDEFCVKLSGRLKNIIFDMEYSASIGMTTGDDRELTFKDLYYEADQAMYYSKRQGKNRISFFNSIRKNDITVPHNSCAPSITDVSCRMSDREIFSYDEMPDYILAVDEESRRIVFVNKAIRNSSVMTASQIDEFISKPFEDGFIDLFLRKKEQGNRVSVFSGKDHPDNIVAKLLGEKKLIIKLNHKDYNGYRLLKMIDLSDESKLNAVMRRIISYRAFMQNFIDAVNDTTEGLGYRNYLRLLREFYNADCVAVIYNGESAWDTIEEIHIPSAKIMAKVVNESVSRGAITDFLALFNDTGRVFISDIQSIEGEYRDLFKRMADVRIWSTSAVLLNKGEQCFGVIVVMNPRANSGSLDLIEMIGISISNSLFYEKARAEYEYRLNFDQVTGLRKRETFNNLGESYVEYDCSFMGVFASDIIRLSDINEKFGYMAGNARLRMVADVIRGVFTGYDIYRYEQDEIVVFCKDIDKKSFMGLVRIVRESLDDLDVSVSIGFSWTDKPDIARQLSEVRLMYDIEKDAKLKSLDSIMRNKVFKDVVSEIEKGSFMVYYQPKVDSRTGITVGAEALIRFFDEAYGVVGPIHFIEILEENRCSHLIDLFVLDEVCKAQKLRCISDRRVVPVSVNFSKNTLEYADLLDHVKEIMNRYDLPEGLVQIEITESVGDMDIVLINNIAQSLISMGFRLSMDDFGTKYSNLEMLFKFPFSIAKIDRSLVKNLESNEKSRIMLKHLISMIMELGIECVAEGAENEEQVRLLQQFGCNIIQGYFYSKPVTLDVFTSEFVEKTRNQL, encoded by the coding sequence ATGGAAGATAAGCGTAACAGAGGGAGAAGAATTACAGATAGAATAACAGAGGCTTACTATGAGCTGATGAAGATTGTTGCAGAAAACAATCATGAGCGCATGTTTGAGTACTATGTGGAAGATGATGAGGCATATATTTTCAAAATAGTCAACTCTTCTCCGGCTCAGGAGACAGTATATCCGTTTTTTAAACAAAATATTGACACATACATGTCAGAGTGTCCGGCAGACAGCATCGAATGCTTCAAAAAGCAGCTTGATAAATGTCTGCTTCGGCCTATGCGTACTGCATTCCAGCTTAGTTTTATATCAGAGGATGGCAAGAGCAGGCCGGTTGAGATGTACATGGTCAGCATACCTGATTTGGATAAAAAGGTATGTATGGTAGTTGGAGTAATGTTTGATATCAGAGATGAAAAGGGACTTTTGGACTCGCTGACAGGCACATACAATCACCTTGCATTTGAGAATAAATGTACATCACTTATCAGGCAAAAGGGAACAAAGCTTTTATTTGTGATGCTTGATGTGGATGATTTCAAGATAGTAAATGACACCTTGGGACACAATGTAGGGGATAGGGTATTAAGCCAGACAGGACAGGTGCTTAAGGAAGCAGTTGGAGCCAATGGTATAGTTGGCAGGCTTGGCGGTGATGAGTTTGCAGCGATCGTATTTGGATTAGAGGACAGTGATGCTGTGGACGAGTTCTGCGTAAAGCTGTCAGGAAGACTGAAGAATATTATCTTTGATATGGAGTATTCTGCATCAATCGGCATGACTACCGGCGATGACAGAGAGCTGACCTTTAAGGATCTGTACTATGAGGCGGATCAGGCTATGTATTACTCAAAGAGGCAGGGAAAGAATCGCATATCGTTTTTCAATTCTATCAGGAAAAATGATATAACCGTTCCGCATAATTCCTGCGCTCCTTCCATTACAGATGTATCCTGCAGGATGTCAGATAGGGAGATATTCTCGTATGATGAAATGCCGGACTATATACTTGCAGTAGATGAGGAGAGCCGTAGAATAGTATTTGTCAATAAGGCTATCAGAAATTCAAGCGTTATGACAGCATCTCAGATTGATGAATTTATTTCAAAGCCGTTTGAGGATGGGTTTATTGATTTGTTTTTACGGAAAAAAGAGCAGGGAAACAGAGTATCGGTTTTTTCAGGAAAGGATCATCCCGACAATATAGTTGCAAAGCTTTTAGGCGAAAAGAAGCTCATAATCAAGCTGAATCATAAGGATTATAATGGCTATAGACTGCTTAAGATGATAGATTTGAGTGATGAGTCAAAGCTGAATGCTGTTATGAGACGGATAATCAGCTACAGGGCGTTTATGCAGAATTTCATTGATGCTGTTAATGATACCACCGAAGGCTTGGGGTATAGGAACTATTTACGGCTGCTTAGAGAGTTTTATAATGCAGATTGTGTGGCTGTCATTTATAATGGAGAGAGTGCGTGGGACACAATTGAGGAGATACATATACCAAGTGCTAAGATTATGGCAAAGGTGGTTAATGAATCTGTTTCAAGAGGTGCAATTACAGATTTTCTCGCTCTGTTTAATGACACCGGCCGTGTGTTTATAAGTGATATTCAGTCAATTGAGGGTGAATACAGGGATTTATTCAAGCGTATGGCTGATGTCAGAATATGGTCTACATCTGCTGTTCTTCTAAACAAGGGGGAACAATGCTTTGGTGTCATCGTGGTTATGAATCCAAGAGCCAATTCAGGAAGTCTGGATTTGATTGAAATGATTGGTATTTCAATATCGAATAGTCTGTTTTATGAGAAGGCGAGGGCAGAGTATGAGTACAGGCTCAATTTTGACCAGGTCACAGGCTTAAGAAAGAGAGAGACCTTTAATAATTTGGGAGAGAGCTATGTGGAGTATGACTGCAGCTTTATGGGAGTATTTGCATCAGATATCATAAGGCTTTCAGATATAAATGAAAAATTTGGGTATATGGCAGGAAATGCGCGTCTTAGGATGGTTGCAGATGTGATCAGGGGCGTTTTTACAGGCTATGATATATACAGGTACGAGCAGGATGAGATAGTTGTTTTTTGCAAGGATATTGATAAAAAATCATTTATGGGACTTGTCAGGATAGTAAGGGAAAGCCTTGATGATCTGGATGTCTCAGTATCGATAGGCTTTAGTTGGACGGACAAGCCCGACATAGCAAGGCAGCTCTCAGAGGTTCGCTTAATGTATGATATTGAAAAGGACGCAAAGCTTAAGAGTCTTGACAGTATAATGAGAAATAAGGTATTTAAGGATGTGGTTTCTGAGATTGAAAAGGGAAGCTTCATGGTGTATTATCAGCCGAAGGTTGATTCAAGAACAGGCATCACAGTCGGGGCGGAGGCCCTTATCAGATTTTTTGATGAGGCTTATGGCGTTGTAGGGCCAATTCATTTTATCGAGATTTTAGAAGAAAACAGATGCTCGCATCTTATTGATTTATTTGTACTTGATGAGGTATGCAAGGCGCAGAAGCTTCGCTGTATAAGTGACAGGAGAGTGGTTCCGGTATCTGTGAATTTTTCAAAAAATACACTGGAATATGCAGACCTCCTGGATCATGTGAAGGAGATAATGAACAGGTATGATCTCCCGGAGGGGCTTGTTCAGATAGAGATAACAGAGTCGGTTGGTGATATGGATATTGTATTGATAAATAATATCGCGCAGTCACTGATTTCAATGGGCTTTCGTCTTTCGATGGATGACTTTGGCACGAAGTACTCAAATCTTGAGATGCTCTTTAAGTTTCCGTTCAGCATTGCTAAAATTGACCGTTCCCTGGTCAAGAATCTCGAGAGCAATGAGAAGAGCAGGATCATGTTAAAGCACCTCATATCCATGATTATGGAGCTTGGCATAGAGTGTGTTGCCGAGGGGGCAGAGAATGAGGAGCAGGTAAGGCTATTACAGCAGTTTGGCTGTAATATTATTCAGGGCTATTTCTATTCAAAGCCGGTTACACTTGATGTTTTCACGAGTGAGTTCGTGGAAAAAACAAGGAATCAATTGTGA
- the purD gene encoding phosphoribosylamine--glycine ligase, protein MKVLVVGSGGREHAICRAVAKSSRVDKIYCAPGNAGIAALAECVPIGAMEFDKLVSFAKDNAIDFTIIGMDDPLVGGIVDEFEKAGLKCFGPKKNAAILEGSKAFSKDLMKKYNIPTAAYENFTDAKEALKYLETAKFPIVLKADGLALGKGVLICNTLEEAKEGVRTIMEDKKFGTAGNTMVVEEFMTGREVSVLSFVDGKTIKIMSSAQDHKRAGDGDTGLNTGGMGNFSPSPFYTNEVDDFCKKYIYQATVDAMAKEGRPFTGVIFFGLMLTEDGPKVLEYNARFGDPEAQVVLPRMKNDIIDVMEACVDGTLDTIDLQFEDNACVCVVLASDGYPVKYEKGFKITGFEKFDGKEDYYCYHAGTKFDADGNIVTNGGRVLGITATGATLKEARAKAYEATEWVQFDNKYMRHDIGKAIDEA, encoded by the coding sequence ATGAAGGTATTAGTAGTAGGAAGCGGCGGAAGAGAACATGCAATATGCAGGGCTGTTGCAAAGAGCTCACGCGTTGACAAGATATACTGTGCACCGGGCAATGCAGGTATCGCTGCACTTGCAGAGTGTGTGCCAATCGGTGCGATGGAGTTTGATAAGCTCGTATCATTTGCAAAGGATAATGCCATTGATTTTACAATCATCGGCATGGATGATCCGCTTGTAGGTGGTATCGTTGACGAGTTCGAAAAGGCAGGGCTCAAGTGTTTCGGACCAAAGAAGAATGCAGCTATTCTTGAGGGCTCAAAGGCATTTTCAAAGGATCTCATGAAAAAGTATAATATCCCTACTGCGGCATATGAGAATTTTACTGATGCCAAAGAGGCACTTAAATATTTAGAGACAGCAAAGTTCCCTATCGTGTTAAAGGCAGACGGACTTGCTCTCGGAAAGGGTGTGCTTATCTGCAATACTCTTGAGGAGGCAAAAGAGGGTGTCAGAACCATCATGGAGGACAAGAAGTTCGGAACAGCCGGAAACACCATGGTAGTTGAGGAGTTCATGACGGGCCGTGAGGTTTCAGTGCTTTCATTTGTAGACGGAAAGACTATCAAGATTATGTCATCTGCGCAGGACCACAAGCGTGCAGGCGATGGAGATACAGGCCTTAATACAGGCGGCATGGGTAATTTCTCACCTAGCCCGTTCTATACCAATGAGGTCGATGATTTCTGCAAGAAGTATATTTATCAGGCAACTGTAGATGCTATGGCTAAAGAGGGCAGACCTTTTACAGGAGTTATCTTCTTCGGACTCATGCTCACAGAGGATGGACCAAAGGTGCTTGAGTACAATGCAAGATTCGGAGATCCTGAGGCACAGGTTGTGCTTCCTCGTATGAAGAATGATATCATTGATGTAATGGAGGCCTGTGTAGACGGAACTCTTGACACAATAGATCTTCAGTTTGAGGACAATGCATGCGTATGCGTGGTTCTGGCATCAGACGGATATCCTGTCAAGTATGAGAAGGGCTTTAAGATAACTGGCTTTGAGAAGTTTGACGGCAAAGAGGATTATTACTGCTATCATGCCGGCACCAAATTTGATGCTGACGGCAATATCGTCACAAACGGAGGACGAGTGCTTGGTATCACTGCAACAGGCGCCACACTCAAGGAGGCCAGAGCCAAGGCTTACGAGGCAACAGAGTGGGTACAGTTTGATAATAAATACATGAGACATGATATCGGAAAGGCTATAGATGAAGCATAA